One genomic window of Wolbachia endosymbiont (group B) of Eucosma cana includes the following:
- a CDS encoding Mur ligase family protein, with product MVRISYLEVQLNKYKNQSVAVFGLGKTGLSVINALTKSSAKIYAWDDNKEQIANAKKIYKECNFTHPNEYNWHEISTLILSPGVPTEPHWIVKLARNFNCKIKSDIELFLETKTTSQKVVGITGTNGKSTTTSLIGHILKSTGKKVAIGGNLGVPILDLERDAEIYVIEFSSFQLELINKINVDISVLLNITPDHIDRHRSMNNYIATKLKLINGSKIAVIGCDNKITADVFNKFTGNKIPISVTYSLVSFQRMTRKEKPLPTTQMIEGSARDLISLADNNLLDYSEQITGIDRNYLDPSVSYLDDKRSAEIQEISLKLENHNLSMSDMKVNLVSNVENIVAAHTVCKLLGVDSNTIVNEIKSFPGLRHRNEFLGKIHNVLFINDSKATNAESTEKAILSYKNIYWIVGGKSKKGGIESLSKHFTKIRKAFLIGESTEVFANIMENKIDYMKCYNLENAFKLAFEEAINSKEEVAILLSPACSSFDQWKNFEERGEAFCRMFENLRYNYM from the coding sequence ATGGTTCGCATAAGTTATCTAGAAGTGCAACTAAACAAATACAAAAATCAAAGTGTTGCGGTTTTCGGCCTTGGTAAAACTGGTTTGTCTGTCATTAATGCCCTAACAAAAAGCAGTGCAAAAATATATGCATGGGATGATAATAAAGAGCAAATAGCAAATGCAAAAAAGATATATAAAGAGTGTAACTTTACTCATCCCAATGAGTATAATTGGCATGAGATAAGCACACTAATTTTGAGCCCTGGAGTGCCAACAGAGCCACATTGGATAGTAAAACTTGCAAGAAACTTTAACTGCAAAATAAAATCAGACATTGAGCTATTTCTTGAAACTAAAACTACAAGCCAGAAGGTTGTAGGCATCACTGGAACAAATGGCAAATCAACCACCACGTCATTAATAGGGCACATATTAAAATCCACAGGCAAAAAAGTAGCTATTGGCGGGAATTTAGGTGTGCCTATTTTGGATCTAGAAAGAGACGCAGAAATTTATGTAATTGAATTCTCCTCTTTTCAATTGGAGCTAATAAATAAAATTAATGTAGACATTTCTGTATTGCTCAACATCACACCAGACCACATAGATAGACATAGAAGTATGAATAACTACATAGCAACTAAATTAAAATTGATAAATGGTAGCAAGATTGCCGTGATAGGATGTGATAACAAAATTACCGCTGATGTATTCAATAAATTCACTGGGAACAAAATTCCAATTTCAGTAACATATTCCCTGGTGTCATTCCAGCGCATGACCAGAAAAGAAAAACCATTGCCAACTACTCAGATGATAGAGGGTAGTGCAAGAGATCTAATATCATTGGCAGATAACAATTTGCTTGATTATAGTGAACAGATTACTGGTATAGATCGAAATTATCTGGATCCCAGTGTCAGCTACTTGGATGACAAAAGGAGTGCTGAGATTCAGGAGATCTCGCTAAAACTAGAGAATCACAACTTATCAATGAGTGATATGAAAGTAAACCTAGTATCCAATGTAGAAAATATAGTAGCTGCGCACACCGTGTGTAAGTTACTTGGAGTAGATAGCAACACTATTGTCAATGAAATCAAATCCTTTCCAGGGCTAAGACACAGAAATGAATTCCTTGGCAAAATACATAATGTACTTTTTATCAACGATAGCAAAGCAACCAATGCAGAATCGACCGAAAAGGCAATTTTATCTTATAAAAACATATATTGGATTGTTGGCGGAAAAAGCAAAAAAGGCGGAATAGAATCATTAAGCAAGCATTTCACCAAGATTAGAAAAGCTTTTCTTATTGGAGAATCAACTGAAGTTTTTGCAAACATTATGGAGAACAAAATAGATTATATGAAGTGCTATAATCTAGAAAACGCATTTAAACTGGCTTTTGAAGAGGCCATAAATAGCAAAGAAGAAGTAGCGATATTACTTTCTCCTGCATGTTCTTCTTTTGATCAGTGGAAAAATTTTGAAGAACGCGGTGAAGCATTTTGCAGAATGTTTGAAAATCTCAGGTACAATTACATGTAG
- a CDS encoding COQ9 family protein: MEQKLIVDELIKVIPFEGISDATLLKVCTNLNLANSFCKFQNGIYSALEYIAENLNSSMEAELRNSNLEDMKVRERVKLAIQIRLSNYAKLPNYRECLKNVLSFSILPQNTYFSSKLLYKTVSTIWYGIYDQSTDFNYYTKRAILAGVYLSTILFFINDYSEDFVDTLSFLDRRINNVMTFQKFKTRLKGIIRNFL; this comes from the coding sequence ATGGAGCAAAAGTTAATAGTAGATGAACTGATTAAGGTTATCCCATTTGAAGGAATAAGTGATGCAACCTTATTAAAAGTATGCACGAACCTTAACTTAGCCAATAGTTTTTGTAAATTTCAAAATGGAATATATAGTGCTTTGGAGTACATAGCAGAAAACTTAAATAGCTCAATGGAAGCTGAACTAAGAAATTCCAATTTAGAAGATATGAAAGTGCGAGAGCGGGTAAAGTTAGCTATTCAAATACGCCTTTCAAACTACGCTAAGTTACCAAATTACAGAGAGTGTTTAAAAAATGTTTTATCATTCTCCATATTACCCCAAAATACATACTTTTCTAGTAAACTCTTGTACAAAACTGTGAGCACAATTTGGTACGGTATTTACGATCAATCAACAGATTTTAATTATTATACAAAAAGGGCAATATTAGCTGGAGTGTACTTAAGTACGATACTTTTTTTTATCAATGATTACTCAGAAGATTTTGTGGATACTCTCTCATTTCTTGACAGGCGTATCAACAATGTCATGACGTTTCAAAAATTCAAAACTCGCTTAAAAGGAATCATAAGAAACTTCTTATAA